One window of Propionispora vibrioides genomic DNA carries:
- the bioB gene encoding biotin synthase BioB, with the protein MLDLIKGLAEKVLDGGALTGNEALQLTDAEGSDILLLAAYANKIREHYNGPVVDMCGIINARSGICSEDCKFCAQSAYHQTDAPVYPLLSFDDLLKKAQEAQRSGATRISLVTSGRGMEGDPDFERILEIIQGITTVTGLAVCANLGTISGPQARRLAAAGVRRYAHNLETSRQFYSEICTTHSYQDRLATVQAARDAGLELCTGGIIGLGESWEDRISLALTLRELQVASVPINILNPIKGTALEKTAPPPALTIVKAFAIFRFLLPDRIIRPAGGREINLRDMQGLLMLAGANGLIIGNYLTFKGRQAADDFTMIHDAGLLPADYAKETL; encoded by the coding sequence ATGCTCGATTTAATTAAAGGCTTGGCCGAAAAAGTACTTGACGGCGGCGCTCTAACCGGTAACGAAGCCCTGCAGTTAACCGACGCCGAAGGCTCGGATATCTTGCTGCTGGCAGCCTACGCCAACAAAATCCGTGAACACTATAACGGACCGGTTGTCGACATGTGCGGCATCATCAATGCCCGTTCCGGCATTTGTTCAGAAGACTGTAAGTTCTGCGCCCAATCAGCTTATCATCAGACTGACGCTCCGGTCTATCCGCTGCTATCTTTCGATGATCTGCTGAAAAAAGCGCAGGAAGCCCAGCGCAGTGGAGCTACCCGCATCAGTCTGGTCACCAGTGGCAGAGGAATGGAGGGAGATCCCGATTTTGAACGGATTCTGGAAATAATCCAGGGCATTACCACCGTCACCGGTCTGGCTGTCTGCGCCAACTTGGGCACCATTTCCGGCCCCCAGGCCCGGCGACTGGCCGCTGCCGGCGTCAGACGCTATGCCCACAACCTGGAAACCAGCCGGCAATTTTATTCCGAAATTTGCACCACCCATTCCTACCAGGACCGGCTGGCAACCGTTCAGGCCGCCAGAGACGCCGGACTGGAGCTTTGCACCGGCGGCATCATCGGTCTTGGCGAAAGCTGGGAGGATCGGATTAGCCTGGCACTCACCCTGCGTGAACTGCAGGTCGCCTCGGTTCCCATCAATATTTTAAATCCGATAAAAGGAACCGCTCTGGAAAAAACAGCTCCCCCGCCGGCCCTTACTATCGTAAAAGCCTTTGCGATTTTTCGGTTTCTCCTGCCGGACCGCATTATCCGCCCCGCCGGCGGGCGGGAAATCAACCTGCGCGATATGCAGGGCCTGCTCATGCTGGCCGGCGCCAACGGGCTGATTATCGGCAACTACTTAACGTTTAAAGGCCGCCAGGCGGCCGATGACTTTACTATGATTCACGATGCCGGCCTGCTTCCGGCCGATTATGCAAAGGAGACTTTATGA
- a CDS encoding YeiH family protein, with protein sequence MKQFANTPGITGLGMALSFAIPAWFLGRYFPVIGGPVWGILLGMLWSYWKKPVSNHAGINFVAKNVLQYSIILLGFEMNLQHILVTGRQSLYVIVFTLGAAFLTAWFAGKYLKVSGTSSILIGVGTAICGGSAIAAAAPAIRASEKDIAYSISTIFLFNIAAVFLFPFLGHALLLNDTGFGMWAGTAINDTSSVVAAGYSYSQAAGNYATIVKLTRTLMIIPTTLVLSLITARRQKTDSTFNFIKTFPWFIIGFILASFINTWGMLPPAICLLLAQTGKFFIIVAMAGIGLKTSLPQLITNGIRPVLLGLACWFAVASVSLAVQYYLQIW encoded by the coding sequence ATGAAACAATTTGCAAACACCCCAGGGATAACCGGGCTGGGTATGGCACTTTCCTTTGCCATACCGGCCTGGTTTCTGGGTAGATATTTTCCGGTGATCGGCGGTCCGGTATGGGGTATCTTACTGGGAATGCTTTGGTCCTACTGGAAAAAACCTGTCAGCAATCATGCAGGCATTAATTTTGTCGCCAAAAATGTATTGCAGTACTCCATTATCTTACTCGGCTTTGAAATGAACCTGCAACATATTCTCGTTACCGGCAGACAGTCTTTATATGTCATTGTATTTACTCTTGGTGCGGCTTTTCTTACCGCCTGGTTCGCCGGCAAATACTTAAAAGTATCCGGTACATCCAGCATTTTGATTGGCGTCGGCACAGCTATCTGTGGCGGATCGGCTATTGCTGCGGCTGCACCGGCCATTAGAGCCAGTGAAAAAGACATTGCCTATTCCATCTCCACTATATTCTTATTTAACATTGCGGCTGTCTTCCTTTTTCCTTTTTTAGGGCACGCCCTGCTGCTGAACGATACAGGATTTGGCATGTGGGCAGGCACTGCCATTAACGATACGTCCTCCGTGGTAGCCGCAGGTTATTCCTATAGTCAGGCGGCCGGTAACTACGCTACCATTGTAAAATTAACCCGTACTTTAATGATTATTCCCACCACGCTTGTTCTCTCCCTGATTACCGCAAGAAGGCAAAAAACTGACAGCACTTTTAATTTTATTAAAACCTTCCCCTGGTTCATTATTGGCTTTATCCTTGCCTCGTTCATCAATACATGGGGAATGCTGCCTCCAGCAATTTGCCTTTTGCTGGCCCAAACCGGAAAGTTTTTCATCATTGTCGCCATGGCCGGCATCGGCTTGAAAACCAGCCTGCCTCAGCTCATAACTAACGGCATACGGCCGGTTTTATTGGGATTAGCCTGCTGGTTCGCCGTAGCTTCAGTTTCACTGGCCGTACAGTACTACCTGCAAATCTGGTAA
- a CDS encoding GGDEF domain-containing protein, producing the protein MIRDFLPTDLKVLAKYYDIARIISASPTAPHQPLISCQSPGTSPHHAIFSRCGTAESFCENCMCLEAVRCRQILVRIEAVEGKFFLITAIPLEISGQLQTLELITCVEDKALEHALTAPKETNSLTYHFVNNLYHLVFRDALTTMYNRRYIDKQLPLEIARVRQNNRPFSLIMTDIDYFKQVNDRYGHAVGDEVLKFFALKLHEHVRHKQENWVARYGGEEFLLALSDCSEAQAYHITETLRKTIEQTSIPTSAGELCITASFGVYMFTGQETDFHQLVDQVDKRLYQAKQAGRNCTVAARPT; encoded by the coding sequence TTGATTCGCGACTTTCTTCCCACCGATTTAAAGGTATTAGCCAAATATTACGATATAGCAAGAATTATCTCCGCTTCACCGACAGCACCCCATCAACCGCTTATTTCCTGCCAGTCCCCCGGGACTTCTCCTCATCATGCCATTTTTTCCCGCTGCGGAACTGCCGAGTCGTTTTGCGAGAACTGCATGTGTCTGGAGGCTGTCCGCTGCCGGCAAATTCTTGTCCGCATTGAAGCCGTGGAGGGAAAATTCTTTCTCATCACCGCTATTCCGCTGGAAATATCCGGACAGCTTCAGACCTTAGAGCTCATTACCTGTGTAGAAGACAAGGCGCTGGAACATGCGTTGACCGCACCCAAAGAAACCAACTCCCTCACCTATCACTTTGTGAATAATCTTTACCATCTGGTATTTCGCGACGCCTTAACCACCATGTACAACCGGCGTTATATCGACAAACAGCTGCCATTGGAGATTGCCCGGGTACGGCAGAATAACCGGCCTTTTTCCCTGATCATGACCGATATTGACTATTTTAAACAGGTAAACGACAGATACGGGCACGCCGTCGGCGACGAAGTATTGAAATTTTTTGCCCTGAAGTTGCACGAGCATGTGCGGCATAAACAGGAAAACTGGGTCGCTCGCTATGGCGGCGAAGAATTCTTATTGGCTTTAAGTGATTGTTCGGAAGCGCAGGCTTATCATATTACAGAAACCCTTCGTAAAACCATCGAACAGACCTCCATTCCCACTTCAGCCGGCGAACTGTGCATCACAGCCAGCTTCGGGGTCTACATGTTCACCGGCCAGGAAACAGATTTTCACCAACTGGTCGATCAGGTCGACAAACGCTTATACCAGGCCAAGCAGGCGGGACGCAATTGTACGGTAGCCGCCCGGCCAACCTGA
- the bioB gene encoding biotin synthase BioB, with amino-acid sequence MMKLQDLFDLAQAVLSGAALSFDDALALTELTEDDIPVLLSLANKIRVHFTGSTVDTCEIVNARSGNCSENCSFCAQSAHHRTQIETYPLLSEQALVTAAKQAEAHGAYRFCIVTSGCGMKNDADFPNITQAIQRIGRETTLQRCCSLGILSDEHVAALKQAGITRYHHNLESSKSFFSQICSTHSYDDRVATVKKVKAAGLEVCSGGIIGLGESWRQRIELAFALKELNVDSVPINVLNPIKGTPVENVARLHPLEILQTFAIFRFILPDKIIRYAGGRERNLGELVPLGFLSGINGMLLGNYLTTSGRGADTDLQTITQLGLSPVGSSL; translated from the coding sequence ATGATGAAACTTCAAGACTTATTTGATCTGGCTCAGGCAGTATTAAGCGGCGCCGCCCTTTCTTTTGACGACGCCTTGGCCTTAACCGAGCTGACGGAGGATGATATTCCCGTTTTGCTAAGTTTGGCCAATAAAATACGCGTTCACTTTACCGGCTCAACCGTCGACACCTGCGAGATCGTCAACGCCCGTTCCGGCAACTGCTCGGAGAATTGCAGCTTTTGCGCCCAGTCGGCCCATCATCGCACACAAATAGAAACCTATCCGCTGCTTAGCGAACAAGCCTTGGTAACGGCGGCCAAACAGGCGGAAGCTCACGGCGCCTACCGTTTTTGTATTGTTACCTCCGGCTGCGGCATGAAAAACGATGCCGATTTCCCCAATATCACCCAGGCCATTCAACGCATCGGCCGCGAAACAACCTTACAACGCTGCTGTTCGCTCGGCATCCTGTCCGATGAGCACGTAGCTGCCTTAAAACAGGCAGGCATTACCCGTTATCATCACAACCTGGAAAGCAGCAAAAGCTTTTTCAGTCAAATTTGTTCCACCCATAGCTATGATGACCGGGTAGCCACCGTCAAAAAAGTCAAAGCGGCCGGTCTGGAAGTCTGTTCCGGCGGCATTATCGGCTTAGGCGAATCCTGGCGGCAGCGGATTGAATTGGCCTTTGCCCTCAAGGAACTTAACGTGGATTCGGTCCCGATCAATGTCTTAAATCCGATTAAAGGGACACCGGTAGAAAATGTCGCCCGCCTGCATCCGCTGGAAATTTTACAGACCTTTGCGATTTTCCGTTTTATCCTGCCGGACAAAATTATCCGGTACGCCGGCGGCCGGGAACGCAATCTGGGCGAGCTTGTGCCTTTAGGTTTTTTATCGGGAATCAACGGCATGCTGCTGGGCAATTACCTGACCACCAGCGGCCGCGGCGCCGACACCGATTTACAGACCATTACCCAGCTAGGGCTGTCACCGGTTGGATCGTCCCTCTAA
- a CDS encoding MFS transporter gives MNNQVLWTLEFLGMSASSFFQYMAHYALIAALPVVVTGQLGGNEWQAGLVMTFFQIGAVLFRPLAGKWIDQFDKKGMLFAVLAVFFAVSLMYLGVTGLGLYFLLLIRFLHGGVFAVGSTAVAATAALIVPEQRKGEGIGYFAMFSTLAMVVGPFFSLTLISHYTPEVLFASVVVLAALAFWTANRNTLDGLAGKGKKPGGRSLRWHDFIEARALPVAFIGGLLFFAYAGVLVFVPIYARLLELTQYTSLFFAVYALSIVITRPLVGQLFDRAGMHMVVYPGIMLFVLGLVCLSQVQGAVGFLIAAAIIGVGFGALSPTFQALAVQVSPSRRAGVATSTYFLALDISVGMGSFFLSFLAAGTGYRSMYLCTAVVVGLAAVAYYTLRRRLVSRGGSAALR, from the coding sequence ATGAATAATCAGGTATTATGGACGTTGGAATTTTTAGGGATGAGTGCCAGCAGTTTTTTTCAGTATATGGCACACTATGCCCTGATCGCTGCTTTGCCGGTGGTAGTCACCGGCCAGCTAGGCGGCAATGAGTGGCAAGCCGGCTTGGTTATGACCTTTTTTCAAATCGGCGCCGTGCTGTTTCGGCCCCTGGCAGGTAAATGGATTGATCAGTTTGATAAAAAAGGGATGCTGTTTGCCGTGCTGGCGGTGTTTTTCGCAGTGAGCTTAATGTATTTGGGTGTAACCGGGCTCGGTTTATATTTCTTATTGTTAATTCGCTTTCTCCATGGCGGCGTGTTTGCCGTAGGCAGTACGGCAGTGGCGGCAACAGCCGCGTTGATTGTGCCGGAACAGCGAAAAGGGGAGGGAATCGGTTATTTTGCCATGTTTTCCACGCTGGCCATGGTGGTGGGGCCTTTTTTTAGTTTGACGCTGATTTCCCACTACACGCCGGAGGTTCTTTTTGCCAGTGTTGTTGTACTGGCCGCCCTTGCTTTTTGGACGGCCAACCGGAATACGCTGGACGGATTGGCCGGCAAGGGAAAAAAGCCGGGCGGCCGTTCGCTGCGCTGGCATGATTTTATCGAGGCCCGCGCTTTACCGGTAGCCTTCATCGGCGGATTGCTGTTTTTTGCCTATGCCGGTGTGTTGGTATTTGTGCCGATCTATGCCCGTTTGCTTGAACTGACGCAATATACCAGCCTGTTTTTTGCCGTATACGCGCTATCCATCGTAATCACCCGCCCGCTGGTAGGCCAGTTATTTGACCGGGCCGGCATGCATATGGTGGTGTATCCGGGGATTATGCTGTTTGTGCTTGGCCTGGTCTGCCTGAGTCAGGTGCAGGGAGCCGTCGGTTTTTTAATCGCCGCCGCGATCATTGGTGTGGGTTTTGGTGCCCTGAGTCCGACTTTTCAGGCACTGGCCGTTCAAGTTTCGCCCAGCCGGCGAGCCGGTGTGGCTACGTCCACTTATTTTTTGGCGTTAGATATCAGTGTGGGAATGGGATCCTTTTTTCTTAGTTTTCTGGCTGCCGGTACCGGTTACCGCAGCATGTATTTATGTACCGCCGTGGTTGTCGGTCTGGCTGCCGTTGCCTACTATACCCTGCGACGGCGGCTTGTCAGCCGTGGCGGTTCTGCTGCTCTGCGGTAA
- a CDS encoding glycosyltransferase family 2 protein, with amino-acid sequence MESQEFVTVAILAKDKAHVLPLYLELIEKQTYPASQIKLYIRTNNNNDNTAQLLRQWVEKVKDRYSEIHFDASDVAEPVQEYSPHAWNALKLMVLIDLRQQSVEWAKERGTHYFVVDCDNFIAPDTLAELLATGLPVVGPLLRNGDDPSSQYANYHFVTDDNGYYRHSPLYHEILNQTIKGLIQVEVIHCTYLVRREVLPVVNYNDGSGRYDYVIFSDTLRKANVPQYIDNRRVYGLLTFCDTAEEFKAKQIKIV; translated from the coding sequence ATGGAATCTCAAGAGTTTGTTACGGTTGCCATTTTGGCCAAGGATAAAGCGCATGTACTGCCGCTATATCTTGAATTGATTGAGAAGCAAACCTATCCTGCCTCCCAGATAAAGCTCTACATCCGGACTAATAACAATAACGATAATACTGCACAGTTGCTGCGCCAATGGGTCGAAAAAGTTAAGGACAGGTATTCGGAAATTCATTTTGATGCCAGTGATGTAGCGGAGCCGGTGCAAGAGTACAGCCCTCATGCCTGGAATGCCTTGAAGTTGATGGTGCTGATTGACCTGCGTCAGCAGTCGGTCGAGTGGGCCAAGGAGCGAGGGACGCATTATTTTGTAGTCGATTGTGATAATTTTATTGCGCCCGATACGCTGGCGGAACTGTTGGCTACCGGGTTGCCGGTAGTAGGACCGCTGCTGCGCAATGGCGATGATCCGTCAAGCCAGTACGCCAATTATCACTTTGTTACGGATGACAACGGGTATTACCGGCATTCGCCTTTATATCATGAAATCCTGAATCAGACAATAAAAGGACTGATTCAGGTGGAAGTCATCCACTGCACCTATCTTGTCCGCCGCGAGGTATTGCCTGTCGTGAATTATAACGACGGCAGCGGCCGGTATGATTACGTCATTTTCAGCGATACGCTGCGCAAGGCTAATGTACCGCAGTATATCGACAACCGCCGTGTTTACGGTCTGCTTACCTTTTGTGATACCGCCGAGGAATTTAAGGCTAAACAAATAAAAATCGTTTAA
- the gmd gene encoding GDP-mannose 4,6-dehydratase, which yields MKSAVITGITGQDGAYLAKLLLDKGYKVYGLIARRATATTWRLGWLGIESEIELVSGDLTDVSSLIRLIRMAKPVEVYNLGAQSFVGASWQQPILTAQTTGLGVLHVLEAIRQTDPSIHFYQASSSEMFGQIREPVQCETTPFYPRSPYGVAKLFGHWMTVNYRESFDLFACSGILFNHESPLRGLEFVTRKVSDAVARIKLGMQNELRLGNIDAKRDWGFAGDYVKAMWLMLQQEQPDDYVVATGCTTTVREMCRIAFSYVGLNYEDYVVIDPLLYRPAEVEVLLGNPAKAERILGWKAAVDVRRLIEMMVEADLKRVTAEKQLKAETTAYQPEPFYKA from the coding sequence GTGAAATCGGCAGTCATTACTGGGATTACAGGGCAGGACGGAGCATATCTGGCTAAGCTGCTGCTGGATAAGGGGTACAAGGTATATGGACTGATAGCGCGACGGGCGACGGCAACGACCTGGCGGCTCGGATGGTTGGGAATTGAGTCGGAGATAGAACTGGTCAGCGGTGATTTAACCGATGTATCATCCCTGATCAGGCTTATTCGCATGGCAAAACCGGTGGAAGTATATAATTTGGGAGCCCAAAGTTTTGTCGGAGCCTCCTGGCAACAGCCCATATTGACGGCGCAAACGACCGGACTGGGGGTGTTGCATGTTCTGGAAGCCATCCGCCAGACCGATCCGTCCATACACTTTTATCAGGCGTCGAGCAGCGAAATGTTCGGCCAGATCAGAGAGCCGGTGCAGTGCGAGACTACTCCATTTTATCCGCGCAGTCCCTATGGGGTCGCCAAGCTGTTTGGACACTGGATGACGGTGAATTACCGGGAAAGCTTTGATCTCTTTGCCTGCAGCGGTATTCTGTTCAATCACGAGTCTCCCCTAAGAGGGCTGGAATTTGTGACCAGAAAGGTAAGCGACGCCGTGGCAAGAATTAAGCTGGGAATGCAAAATGAGCTGCGGCTGGGCAATATCGATGCCAAGCGGGATTGGGGCTTTGCCGGAGATTATGTGAAAGCTATGTGGCTGATGCTGCAGCAGGAGCAGCCCGATGATTATGTGGTAGCCACCGGCTGTACGACCACTGTCCGGGAGATGTGCCGCATCGCTTTTTCTTATGTAGGGCTGAATTATGAGGACTATGTGGTGATTGATCCTCTACTTTATCGGCCGGCGGAGGTTGAAGTGCTGCTGGGTAATCCGGCCAAGGCTGAACGCATTCTGGGCTGGAAGGCGGCGGTGGATGTCCGGCGATTGATTGAGATGATGGTCGAGGCCGATCTCAAGCGGGTAACGGCGGAAAAACAACTCAAGGCGGAAACTACCGCCTATCAGCCGGAACCGTTTTATAAAGCGTAA
- the elbB gene encoding isoprenoid biosynthesis glyoxalase ElbB: MKKVGVVLAGCGVLDGSEIHEAVLTLLFLSQMQAEVQVFAPDKKQRQVINHATQQETTESRNVLVESARIARGNALPLEKLDMAVLDAVIFPGGFGAAKNLCTFAIDGPHSVIDSAVARVIREAHRREKPIGAMCIAPVLVALAFKETSVRPRLSVGSDQEVHAVLAAWQAETVCAGVADVVVDEKNKIVTTPAYMLGQTIAEVAAGIEKLVQEVLRLA, from the coding sequence ATGAAAAAGGTAGGCGTGGTTTTAGCGGGCTGTGGCGTGTTAGACGGCTCCGAAATTCATGAAGCAGTATTGACCTTGCTGTTTCTCAGTCAAATGCAGGCTGAGGTGCAGGTCTTTGCTCCCGATAAGAAGCAGCGTCAGGTCATTAATCATGCTACGCAGCAGGAGACGACGGAAAGCCGGAATGTGCTGGTCGAGTCCGCCCGCATCGCTCGCGGCAATGCACTGCCGCTTGAAAAACTGGACATGGCGGTGCTTGACGCCGTGATTTTTCCCGGCGGGTTTGGTGCGGCAAAAAATCTGTGCACCTTTGCGATTGACGGTCCGCACAGCGTAATTGATTCGGCAGTGGCCCGGGTGATTCGCGAGGCCCACCGGCGGGAAAAGCCGATTGGCGCCATGTGCATTGCGCCGGTGCTGGTGGCGCTGGCCTTTAAGGAAACTTCGGTGCGGCCCCGTTTATCGGTCGGCTCCGACCAGGAGGTTCATGCCGTCCTGGCAGCCTGGCAGGCAGAGACGGTCTGTGCCGGGGTGGCCGATGTAGTAGTTGATGAAAAGAATAAAATTGTGACAACGCCTGCTTATATGCTTGGGCAAACTATTGCCGAAGTGGCCGCAGGTATAGAAAAACTGGTCCAAGAAGTGTTAAGGCTGGCCTGA
- a CDS encoding biotin transporter BioY, with amino-acid sequence MKLSLRDMLLIAIFAALTAVGAFIKIPTPIVPYTLQFLFCAYAGILLGSRQGLYSQALYILLGLIGIPVFVNGGGPAYILQPTFGYLLGFALCAYVIGKCMERFGAAVTFVKLLGAVLLGLFLIYLIGVPYLYLIVNLYLGKSMALSKALAVGFIPYIIPDMILSVLIAATGVKVLAILRRTGFIKNSA; translated from the coding sequence ATGAAGCTTTCCCTGCGCGACATGCTGTTAATCGCCATCTTTGCCGCCTTGACGGCTGTAGGCGCCTTTATTAAAATTCCGACGCCCATCGTTCCCTACACCTTGCAGTTTTTATTTTGTGCTTATGCCGGCATCCTGCTGGGCTCCCGACAGGGGCTGTATTCCCAGGCCTTATACATTTTGCTCGGACTGATCGGCATTCCGGTGTTTGTTAACGGCGGCGGTCCCGCCTACATATTACAGCCCACCTTTGGTTATTTGCTGGGCTTTGCCCTCTGTGCCTATGTCATCGGCAAATGTATGGAACGCTTCGGCGCCGCCGTCACTTTTGTCAAATTGCTCGGCGCCGTACTGCTTGGCTTGTTTTTGATTTATCTGATAGGAGTTCCCTATCTGTATCTGATTGTCAACCTATATCTTGGCAAAAGCATGGCCCTGAGCAAGGCCCTGGCCGTGGGCTTTATCCCCTACATTATACCCGATATGATCTTATCGGTCCTGATTGCCGCCACCGGGGTAAAAGTCCTCGCCATTTTGCGCCGTACCGGCTTCATCAAAAATTCGGCCTGA
- a CDS encoding LysR family transcriptional regulator, whose translation MTLRHLTIFLAVYDEKNMTAAAEKLHIAQPSISQAVAELESHYNIKLFERLGRKLYITQAGQKLAGYARHILHLHREAEIAMNEITDKGLLRIGASVTVGTCLLHRLIRRFMAINTNTRIYPVVNNTKIIEDMLLLDQLDLGLVEGKVHSPLLAVTPFMKDELVLITAPTHPLAEKKKVNIAELNEREFLVREEGSGTRELFESVMASQGIGWTVAGVYNNAEAIKEAVAEGIAVTVMSRMSVQNEVKRKDIAIIEVEGVSFQRQFSVVYHKNKFISPPLERFIQTCFSL comes from the coding sequence ATGACATTAAGACATTTAACGATCTTTTTAGCTGTTTATGATGAAAAAAATATGACCGCAGCCGCGGAGAAATTGCATATTGCTCAGCCGTCGATCAGTCAGGCTGTTGCCGAGCTGGAGTCTCATTATAATATAAAGTTGTTTGAACGGTTGGGGCGTAAACTGTATATCACCCAGGCCGGGCAGAAGCTGGCAGGCTATGCCCGGCATATCCTGCATTTACACCGGGAAGCCGAGATTGCCATGAATGAAATAACCGACAAGGGATTGCTGCGGATCGGTGCCAGTGTGACGGTCGGTACTTGCCTGCTGCATCGTTTAATCAGGCGGTTTATGGCGATAAATACCAATACCAGGATCTATCCGGTGGTAAACAATACAAAAATCATTGAGGACATGCTGCTTCTGGATCAATTAGACCTTGGCCTGGTGGAAGGCAAAGTGCATTCACCGCTTTTAGCGGTTACGCCATTTATGAAAGATGAACTTGTTTTAATTACGGCACCAACTCATCCACTGGCTGAAAAGAAAAAAGTGAATATTGCGGAACTAAATGAGCGTGAATTTTTGGTCAGAGAGGAGGGCAGCGGAACCCGTGAGTTGTTTGAATCGGTTATGGCCAGTCAGGGGATAGGCTGGACTGTAGCCGGAGTTTATAATAATGCGGAAGCCATTAAGGAGGCTGTGGCGGAAGGAATCGCAGTTACCGTCATGTCCAGAATGTCCGTACAAAATGAAGTGAAAAGGAAGGATATTGCTATTATCGAGGTGGAAGGAGTCAGTTTCCAGAGACAGTTTAGTGTGGTGTACCATAAAAATAAATTTATCTCTCCACCGTTAGAGCGCTTCATACAAACCTGCTTTTCCCTGTAG
- a CDS encoding EAL and HDOD domain-containing protein, translated as MMAQETEVHVARQPIFDCNQNVFGYELLFRSKVANAYDGTDGDHATNSVVANSFLLIGMENLTNGKKAFINFTANSLKNEIPSMLPKELIAVEILENIEPDQPVIAACQKLKQGGYCLVLDDFVFKPKFMPFVELADIIKVDFRLTPPDERKALLDRCKNYPIKFLAEKVETHADFQAALQMGYSYFQGYFFCKPVVLSSKDIPSYKINYLSILREINQPYLEFSQLEAIIKRDVSLSYNLLKFINSAFFGLSNKIQSLRQALTLLGQKELSKWASLMALKGMGNHKPGELILNSLVRARFAENLAGINLSKQQTSNAFLMGMLSHLDALLDRPLPEILKEIALDEEIKDALLSIKPNRLGLIYKLMQAYERGEWETISRFTRAMAIQEYQVSQSYQKALIWAHEFINTN; from the coding sequence ATGATGGCCCAGGAAACAGAAGTCCATGTAGCCCGGCAGCCTATTTTTGACTGCAACCAGAACGTCTTTGGATATGAGCTGCTGTTTCGCAGCAAGGTAGCCAACGCCTACGACGGCACGGACGGCGATCACGCCACCAACAGCGTTGTGGCCAACAGCTTTTTGCTCATCGGTATGGAGAACCTGACCAACGGTAAGAAGGCCTTTATTAACTTTACAGCCAACTCTTTAAAAAATGAAATTCCCTCCATGCTGCCGAAAGAACTGATTGCGGTTGAAATCCTCGAAAACATCGAACCCGACCAACCGGTCATTGCTGCCTGTCAAAAACTCAAGCAGGGCGGCTACTGCCTGGTGCTGGACGATTTCGTGTTCAAGCCGAAATTTATGCCTTTTGTTGAGCTGGCCGACATTATAAAAGTAGATTTCCGGCTCACACCTCCGGATGAAAGAAAAGCCTTGCTGGACCGATGTAAGAACTATCCTATCAAATTTCTGGCGGAAAAAGTCGAAACCCACGCCGATTTTCAGGCTGCTCTCCAGATGGGCTACTCCTATTTTCAGGGATACTTTTTCTGCAAGCCCGTTGTACTGTCCAGCAAAGACATTCCCAGCTATAAGATCAACTATCTTAGCATTCTACGGGAAATCAACCAGCCCTATTTGGAATTCTCCCAACTGGAGGCTATCATAAAACGGGATGTATCGCTTTCCTACAACCTCCTTAAATTCATCAATTCAGCCTTTTTTGGCTTAAGCAATAAAATCCAATCACTGCGTCAGGCGTTAACACTGCTGGGACAGAAAGAACTGAGCAAATGGGCCTCGCTTATGGCACTTAAGGGAATGGGCAATCATAAACCCGGCGAATTAATCCTCAACTCCCTGGTCAGAGCCCGGTTTGCCGAAAATCTCGCCGGCATCAACCTGTCCAAACAGCAGACCTCCAATGCCTTTTTGATGGGCATGCTTTCCCACCTGGATGCCCTGCTGGACCGTCCCCTGCCGGAAATATTGAAAGAAATAGCGTTAGACGAGGAGATCAAGGATGCGCTGCTCAGCATTAAACCCAACCGGCTTGGGTTAATCTATAAGCTTATGCAGGCCTATGAGCGGGGCGAGTGGGAAACAATTTCCCGGTTCACCCGGGCCATGGCCATCCAGGAATACCAGGTATCACAATCCTACCAGAAAGCGCTGATCTGGGCCCACGAATTTATTAATACCAATTGA